The genomic window GGGAAGGATTTCTCGATGAGAAGGATGAACTGGCACCTGAACTTGATAAGCAATCATACTTTGAGTCCAGAGTGATGAGTATCATCGAGGAGGCTGATCGGTTTGATATCATTGCGATGGGAAGACCTGAAGGACCGGGTTGCTACTGTTATGCCAACAACATCTTAAGAGCCGTTATCGAGAAGCTTGAGGGAAATTACGAGATGGTTGTGATCGATACCGAGGCAGGGCTTGAACACTTGAGCCGCAGGACCGTCAGAGACATAGATTTACTCCTTGTTGTGAGCGATGTATCAAAGAGAGGGCTTGATACGGCAGATCGCATCAGGACCCTTGCAAATGAGCTTAATATCAGGGTAAAACGGATTGCAGTCATTGCAAACAAGGTCAGAAATGAACACGATCGCGAGAAGTTGAAAAATATGGCAGAGAAGATGAATCTTGAGTTAATTGGCTTCATACCTTTTGACGAGGGACTTGCAGCGCTTGATCTGGATGGGTTACCTTTAACTCAGTTAAAAGATGACTCTCCAGCATTTAAAGCGGTTAAAGAGGTCGTTGAGAGGTTGAATATAGGCTAAATATAAATTGAGGTGATGGCATGACTGAAATTAAGCTTGAAGATCTTATGAAGATCTTTGAGGGGGCTGATGTAGCAGAACTTGAGAACGTCACGATAAACGGGAATGTTGAGATAGAAGCGACTTCAGGTGGAGGAGATACCGCAGGCATACAGCTCGCGATTGGGCAGGGAGCAGCTCAGGTTGGGATGAGCGTATTACAGCTTGCTCAGATGCTTGGGATTAAGAAGGGTTAGTTTGATTGAAGGAAAAATTTGGGTGAGGTGATAGTATAAATGACCACGATTAATTTCCAGGATTTAGTAAAGATCCTTGAGAAGTACGAGATAGCAGAGCTTGAGAATGTAGTGATAGATGGTGATGTGGAGATCGAGATGTTGGAAGGCGGTGGTGGAGATGCCGCGGCACTACAGCTTGCAATCGGCCAGGGAGCAGCACAGATCGGAATGAACCTGATGCAGCTTGCACAGATGCTTGGGTACCCGGTTGGGGCATTGATGCAACCTGTGGGCGTTCCACCTGCTGTGGGTGCTGCTGAGGCAGAGATACTTGAGAAACTACTCGATGAGAAGTTTTCGGTTGAGCCTGAGAAGTACACAACCGCAGTGGAAGAGGTCACGATTGGTGCAACAAAAGCAGATGGCGGAACACGTGAGACAACGGTTACAGTCGGCGGTGAGCGTGCTCTACCATTCTTCAATTACGCAGCTCCAATGCCAAACCCCATTGCAATAACACTTGACTGCTTTGATATGCCAATCGGGCTTGCAAAAGCGGTGAAGGTTCATTATGAGGATGTAATGGAGAGTCCAGGCGAGTGGGCAAAGAAGAATGTTGAGAAGTTTGGGGCCGATATGGTAACGATTCACCTGATCAGTACCGATCCTCTTATCAAGGATACCCCACCAAAAGAGGCTGCAAAGGTTGTTGAGGAGGTTTTGCAGGCTGTAAAGGTCCCGATCGTGATCGGCGGTTCAGGAAATCCTGACAAAGATCCAGCAGTCCTTGAGGCTGCGGCAGAGGTTGCAGAGGGTGAGAGGTGTTTGATCGCATCGGCAAACCTCAACATGGACTATGAAAGGATCGCAAAAGCAGCGATGGATCACGGGCACACATTACTCTCATGGACGCAGCTTGATATAAACAATCAGAAGACCCTGAACAGGTATCTATTCAAGGCTGGCGTGAAACGAGAGGATCTCGTGATTGATCCAACGACCGCAGCGCTTGGATATGGTATCGACTATGCCTTCACGAATATCGAGCGTATGCGGCTGATGGCGCTCAAAGGCGATACAGATCTGAACTTCCCGATCTCATGTGGTATCACGAACGCATGGGGTGCAAGAGAGGCATGGATGAAGGAATCACCGATCAAGGACGACTCAGACTGGGGACCCCGTGAGTACAGAGGACCATTGTTCGAGATAATTACAGGTCTGACACTCGGTATGGCCGGGGGAGATGTCTTTATGATGATGCACCCAGGTGCTGCTGCAACGGTCAAGGAAATTACCCGAACACTCAGAGGGGATGTTGAAGCAAAATCTGTCCCGATCGATGATTGGGTAACACTGGAGGTGTGAAGGATGAAGTTATCAAGTCCACTCGAGGTCTATGACTATCTCCCAAAGACCAACTGCGGTGAGTGCGGTGAAGCAACGTGCATGGCGTTTGCTGCAAAACTCATCGAGCGGCAAGATAAGCTCGAAAAATGCAAGCCGATACTTGAGGATAAGTTCAGGAAGAAGTACGAGGAGCTTTCAGAGCTTTTAGCACCAGAGATAAAGGAGATTGTACTTGGCGTTGGTGAGCGCGCGATAAAGATCGGTGGCGAGGATGTGATGCACCGTCACCAGCTGACATTCTTCAATGAGACTGCACTCATCTATGACGTCTGGGATACGATGGATGAAGCCGATCTTGTTGCAAGGGTGAAGGCGATCACAGACTGGCAGAAGTTCTATGTAGGGGACTTTTTGAGGCTCCATGGTATCGCAGTGAGGTCGGCGTCTAACGATCCAGCAAAATTTGGAGCATGTGTCAAGAAGGTTCTTGAGACAACACCTCTCCCGCTTGTTCTCTGCTCATTTGATCCAAAGGTTCTGGAGGCAGGGCTTGAGGTTGCAGCCGATAAGAATCCACTCATCTATGCAGCAAACAAGGACAACTGGAAGGATGTTGCAAAACTTGTAAAGAAGTACAACGTTGCCGTCACGCTCTACGCACCCGCTGACCTTGATCTCCTGAAGTCAATGGCGGTATCATTTGAGAAGATGGGAATCAGTGACCTGGTGCTTGATCCAGGGACATATCCGACAGGGAAGGATCTTGAGCAGACACTCCAGCGATTTCTCCAGATAAGGCGTGCGGGGATCGTTGAAGGTCAGAAAGATATCGCATACCCGCTCATGTCGGTCCCATTAACGACATGGATGGTATATGATGACCCTGTCGATGCAACTTACTGGGAGACTGTGCTGGCAGATGTCTTCACGATCAGGTATGCTGACATCATGATCCTCCACTCGATCGAGCCGTACGCCGTGATGATCCAGCGAACGCTTGTTGATAACATCTATGTCGATCCAAGAAGACCTGTACAGGTTGATCCAGGCGTAAAAGTTGTTGGAAATCCGACAGAGGAGTCGCCGGTCTTTATGACAACGAACTTCGCACTGACGTACTACACGGTGGAGAGCGATGTTGCATCCAACAACATCGACTGTTACATCCTTGTGGTTGATACCGATGGTATCGGTGTTGAGGCAGCACTTGCAGGTGGACAACTGACATCCTCGAAGGTCAAGGAGACTATGGAGAAGGCGGATATTAACCTTGAGGAGGCGGTGACACACAAGACCCTGATCATACCGGGACTTACGGCAAGAATATCCGGCGAGCTTGAGGATACGCTTGGCTGGAATATCCTCGTGGGTCCAGGCGACTCAGGACGTATACCCGGATTTTTGGAAGAGAAGTGGCCCCCCAAGTAGGGGGTTTGTTTTTTTACTCGTATTTTATATATACTCGATTACTTCTCAGCATGGTGACTGTATCGTTGCGGTCTGAGACCGGGGAAGGGTGAGATCATGAGCCACTGGCTATGCATCCTTAACCGGGAGAACTTTGAGGTTGTCAGGGGCAAGATGATATGGGTAGGCTTTCCGAAAGCCCACACGGTATGAACTTTTACAAAGTTCATCCTCAAATGTCCAGCATTCCGCTACGCTCCAGCTGGACTTCCAGCCTTCGGCTGGGGTTCTCGCTCGAAGAGCGTAGTCCTACCGCAGGTAGGACATGGGTGTATGAGGCGTGCTTTACGCCTCATTACAAACAAGAAGAAATGGAGCGAGCATTTAGTCGGGAAGGCGATGGGGGAGATTTCTGAGCGGGATTATGAGGTGATGAGGGGGTGGGTGGAAGGGGAAAGCTTTTAAAATCATTCAATTCCATTCATACCATATGGTAGGAATAAGAACTGTCGGCAAAAAAGGACAGGTTACAATACCCAAGGAAATTAGAGAGAAGTTTGGGTTGAAAGAAGGCTCAAAGGTCAGTTTTGAGGTTAAAGAGGATGAGATAGTGATTAAACCTGAGAAATCTGGGAAAGATTTTGTTGAAGAATGGTGCTCCATTGTTAAAAAGAAGCTGGACAAACCGATCGATTTGAGAAGGCTGAAAGAAGAGTACTACGAGGAGCAGGTGGAAAAGTTTTACTATCATGTGAACTGTAAATGAAATGAGGTTATAATGAACAGCGCGGAGGCGTACAGGAAACTATTCGCAGCATTTGCAAGCGGAGCAAGAGATGAGTTTTTTAAAGTAGCTCAAGAAATAATTGAGGATGAGGAGCGAAAACATAATAATAAACTTGCTAAAGATTTGTGTCGTATTTTATACAACGGAAATAAAACTAAAAACTATTCAGAACGATATAAAAAAGCATTGCAAATTCCACGGGATGCAGAGAGGGGGCTGCCACTGGTGGAAATAAAAGAATGTAAAAAGGACTGGTCTGAGATAGTAGTAGAAGAAAACATAGAAAATACTCTCAGAAGAATAATTTTAGAAAATCAAAAAAGGGAGGTTCTTGAAGTTAGTGGGCTGAAACCTAAGATGAAATTACTATTCTTTGGTCCACCAGGATGTGGTAAAACTCTTGCTGCGGAGGTATTAAGTACGGTACTTAGCTGGCCGATGGCTTATGTTAAGTTTGACGGGTTAATCTCTTCTTATCTGGGCGAAACTGCATCAAACATGAGAAAAATATTTGATTTTATAGAGCGGGGGCAGTGGGTCGTCTTTTTTGATGAGTTTGATGCCATTGGAAAGGAGAGAGATAGCCCGTTTGAACATGGAGAGATGAAGAGGGTTGTTAATAGTTTCCTTCAGATGCTGGATAATTTTAAGGGCGAATCCATTATAATTGCTGCAACAAATCATCAACACCTTTTAGATCCTGCTTTATGGAGAAGATTTGACGAACTTATTTATTTTGGCTTTCCAGATAAGAAGAGGAGGGTTGAAATTTTCAAAAAATATCTAAGAGGAATAAGAACGATAAAGGTGGATTTAGAGTATTTTGCAGAAAAAACAGATGGTATGAGTCCAGCAGACATAGAAACAATCTGTTTGAATGCAATAAAAGAGGTAATACTCTCGGATAAGAAGTCTCTAACAAAGGCCGTGCTGGATGAATATGTTGAGAAGCAAAGAGAACGAATTGAGATTAGAAATAAAGCCATGAGGGGGTGAATGGAATGGCTGAGAGATTACCTCACTTGCCCTTGCCTGTGGTAATGGAGGGTTTGCCAAGAAAGAAAAGGAAAGCATACCCAAAGCCAAGGAAAGTAAGGAGCGATGCTGAAAGAAAAACATTTGGTAAGAAAGCATTGGATGAAAGTGAAAAAATTATTGAAGATTTTTCAAAATGGAAAAGCAAATATGGAGATAAAATTGATCCCAAGTTAATCTTTAAGATAGAGGCAAATTCACCAATCAACGAGAATGATCTTGGTAGAATGGGGCTTAAAATTCTTGGCGTGGATTATAAAGACGCTGTTGTAGTATTTGCTGATGATGAGCATTTGACTGCGTTTAAAAGAATGATAGAAGAATACGCTAATGAAATACCGCCCGACCAAGAAAATGCAAAACACGCATTCATCCATGCCTTCGAAGATATTCGCAAAATAGCTCCTGGTGAAAAGATAGGGGTTAGATTAAGGAAAGAACCACTAAAAGATGAAGATATCGCTATACTGGATATTGAATTGTGGCATTTGGGTAGAGAGTATCGAGAACAGATGCTCTCATGGAAAGATGGAATAGATAGAATATTAAAGGAGAATGGCGGAGAAGTTACGGATTTCTATCTAGGACGAGCATTGTTTATTATACGGGCAAAAGTTCCATCAACTTTATTATATGATATTCTTAACCTGCCCCAAGTAGCAAGGGTAGATAGACCTCCTAAGACCACTTTAGACTTGGCGAAAATTAAGGGAATTTCTCTAGATGAAATTGGTGAGATTCCATCTCCAGAGGATGATGCTCCTGGCATCCTAATTGTTGACTCTGGAATAACGAGCGGGCACCCACTTTTAAAGAGTGCAATAGGTGATGCTCAATCATATCTGGATGGGAAATCCCCGGTTGATGAGAATAGCCACGGTACTGCTGTCGCTGGTGTTGCCTTGTATGGTGATTTGCGAGAATATATTAAGGAGAAGAAATTCAATCCAGAACTTTGGATATACTCTGCTCGGGTGTGTGATGAGAATGGCGAGTACGATAAAGAAAAACTTCCCGAAACGCAGCTAGATGAGGCGATAAAGTATTTTGTTGAACATTATGAGAACATTAGAGTTGTAAACTTATCCATAGGTGATCCTGAAAAGATATATCACCCAGAAGATTATCAGTACCGATTGGCAGCGGTTATTGATGAGCTTGCGCTTGAGTACGGAGACAACAACATTCTATTTGTTGTTTCTGCTGGAAATTATGAGGACAGTAGGACGGGGGTGGAGTATCTCGATGAAGAAACTGCAAGTAGGTACCCGGCTTATTTGCTGGATGATCCGAATGCTAAGGTAATTGATCCTGCGACTTCTGCGCTTGCTCTCACGGTTGGTTCTCTGAGTTTGGAACAGGGATCTGCTAATAGGTGGTTTGCCTCGCCTTTGGCTGGTTTTGAAGAGTTTCCATCCCCCTTCACACGGACGGGACCCGGTGTAAACGGAATGATTAAACCGGATTTAGTAGAGTTTGGTGGGGACCTAACATCTGAAAAGGGGTCTGGGATCGTAACAGATCCTTCTATCGGAGTAATCACAACGGAAAAGAATTTCCTTACAGAGGGATTATTCAGAGTTGAGGACGGAACAAGCTTTTCAGCAGCTAAAGTATCTCATCTGGCTGCAAAATTGTGGAGAGAGCTTCCTGATGCAACTTCTAACCTGATAAAAGCACTACTGGTTGCATCTGCAAAGATACCTGATATAAGACCCCCTCCCTTGGATAGTATCGATTTAAAAGGTTCAGCTAAAGAGGACCAATCTAAGCTGCTTAACATTTATGGTTATGGACATCCGAGTCTTGATAGAGCATTTTCTATCCAGAACAGGGTGCTTTTGATCGATGAAAGAGAGATAAATTTGGACGATATTGTTATCTATGAGATTCCAGTTCCAGTGGAGTTTTATAGAGGCAGTGGCAGAAGAACTATTTCGATTACACTCGCTTTTGATCCTCCAACTCGAATGACGAGGAAGCAGTACCTTGGTGTTACGATGGAGTTTCATCTTTTTAGAGGGGTTGATGTTGAACAGATAAAACAGAGATACGCCAAAATGGAGACGTTTGATACCGAAGAAGAGGGTGTTCCACCATTATTACGAAGTAATGAGATATCTTTGGTTCCAGGTGTAACGTTAGCGAAGAAGGGAACGGTTCAGAAGCGGATGTGGTTGATAGACCGTACACCAGACTATATTGACGAATCATTGAAGCTGGTGGTTATCTGTAGTGGCAAATGGATGATTGATGAAGAATACAAGCAAAGATATGCCGTTGTTGTGACGATGGAACAGCGAGATATGATTGAGTTGTATAACAAAATTAAGGAGCGGTTGAGAATACCCGAGAGAGTGAGGATACGACCGCTGGGCTGATCTTTACTGTAAGGCGCATTTGGAGGGTATAACAGCCGATGAGGGAAGGGAGCTCAGGAAACTGAAGAATGAGAACATGAAGATGATTGAGGATGTTTACATGGCGCTTGTGGGTGATAGAGAGGTGCAGGCGTGGATTGAGAAGATAAAGGCGCATGAGTGGGTGAGGATGGTGGAGGGGTGATTATATTTAGATGAAAGGCAAAGATAAAATTATGATATCTGCTGTGAATTTGGAGAGAAAGCTACTTGCCCTGGAGAGGGAGCTTCATTCGTTACTTGATATGGTGAGGGAGGAGAGGTTAAAGGAGCTTGGAGGAGATGTGGTGGAGGCTTCTTCTGGTGCCTGGGGATATGATGTAGATAGTGCTGAGTTTGTTAGAGGGTTGAGAGGTTCTAAACGGCTGGACTGGATAGAATGAAGTTCTTTGTGGACTGTCTCAAAAAGATGTGGAAAAGCTCAAAAAGCTTTTGGAGATAGTCATCGTAGAAGAATATACGAATACATATAAAAACATTTATATATCACCTTTAAAATACTCATCGTGTGAATACTTACACGATCAAGATAAAAGAAGCTGCTGAAAAGCGACTTAAAAGATATGACAAAGAGATTCAGAGGCGTTTTGCATCTAAAATCAGAAAGTTGAGTGAGAACCCTGAAGTGCATGGAAAACCCCTCAGAAAACCTCTCCATGGATACTGGGAACTGCGATTTGAACGAAGATTCAGAATCATTTACACGATAAATCATGCTGAGAAAACAGTTACAATAGAGGCGATAAAACACAAGGATGAGTTTTAGATACCAAGCTCCCTTGCAACGGCTTCAAAATCTCGTATTTTTGCTTCCCTTCTCTTTCCCTCACTGATCTGCTCCATGAGATCTTCATCGGATAACGTCTCGATCGTTCTCAACATCGATTCATACTCGTCCAGAGAGATCGTTATCCATTCGGTCTGATGAGTTTTATTATTCGTGTTGGAAGTTTCCATCATATCTAATAGTAGTGGGTTTGTATATTTAAGGATGATGTTGTTGTATAAAGTTTTTGGAGGAGAATAGCACCATGAATCCAGTATTATTCACCCACATCTTTACTGTTGGGCATACAGTGTGTGTCTAAAACGGATTGAGAGGATAAAAGGGCGTGGGGGGTAGGGATGATTATATTTAGATAAAAAGCAAAGATAAAGTGAGGTGAATAAGTGACCCTGAAAGTCCTGGTTGATATCGTGAATGACATAACAAAATTCATTGAGAGGCTTGAGAGGAGGAAAGAGGAGCTTGAGGAGTTAAGAGATGAGCTTCTGGTCTACAGTGATGAAGAGTTTATTGAGAGTATAGAAAAGGGATTAAAAGACTTTGAGGAGGGTAAGTTCAAGAGATGTGAGAATCTGGATGAGATAAAAGCTGTTTTTGAAGATCTATGATCTATAAGGCAGATTTCTCTGATGAGTTTCTTAAAATAGCAAAGAAACTTAAGAAAAAAGATTATACAACTTTTGTAAGGTTACAATCAAAGATTGAGGAAATTCTGAGCAATCCAGAGCATTATAAACCCTTGAAAGGTGGGATGAAGGGACTGAGAAGGACACATCCTGGATCTTTCGTGATAATATTCAAAATTGAGAAGGATTATGTCAGGTTCGTCACATTCAAGCACCATGATGAAGCATATCGTGAATAGTAGCGTAGCATATCAAGGTTTGAATAACGATGAATAGATCACCATTCATGCAGAAACTGTATGAAATCCTTGCAGACCGCCCCCTCTTCCTCAACGCTACGGAGGAACGCAGAAACAAGCTCAAAGATGTAATAGAATTTTTCGACCGCCAGATTGCAGATAACCTCGTTTACGAACTCTACTTCAAAGAAAAATTCGCAGAGGTGGTCTCAAAACATTTAAAAGCCGTAAATTATGATAGGTGGAGTGAGCTTTACTGGAAGCGGGAGCTTGAAGGAGATCTAAAACCAGAAGAAGAGAAAGAATTAAAAGATTTAGAGAATGAGAACTTAAAAACAATAATTGAAGTTGTCAAGGCAATCAAATCAGATAGGGAGATCATGGAGTTGATCGAGAAGATAAAAGGGCATGAGTGGGTGAGGTTGGTGGAGGGATGAAAGAGAATTACCTTGATTTTGGTGGCCTAAAGGATGATAAGAAGCTTGACTGGTTTATCTTTTATTTCATAATACCTCTGTTCTTGATCATCGTTTACATCATGGTCTATCTTCATCCAGAGCTTGAGAGAGTTCTCATCCTCCAGACGTCCAATCCCACCTGGATCAGCATATACCTTTCCAACTTTGTCCATACAGATTTATGGCATCACTTAGGAGGGAATTTACTTAATTATTTCATTCTAATTTACTTGATACTCTTCTTCAGGACCGATAAAAAGAAATTCTACATCAATATGGCTCTATTTTTTACTGTACTACCAGTACTCTGTTCTTTATCAACAATTTATCTTGCATCAGCGCCCCCACCATCTTTTGGGGTTTTATGGCAATTTTTGGGTTTTTCTGGCATTGTTTCTGGTTTGGCTGGTTATCTCCTATACTCTGTTTACCGGTATATCAGAGAAAAATGGGAGATTTTAAATATCCATTTCATTTTTTCAATTCTCGCATTTAATCTATTGATCATCACTTTTACATATAAATGGTTCTGGATGTCTGTTTTTATCTTTTTATTCTGCTTGGTAGCTTTATATCTGGCTAAAAATGGTCTAACGATGACAATCTCTAAAATTATCGACAAGTGGAATAAGATAAAACAAAAGAATGCAAAAGTTAAGATTTACAAGCTTATGATCTTTCTTTTTACGGTTTATTTTCTTTTTGGATCAACTGTGGGGTTATTTCCTGTAAATGCAAAGGGAATAAACATTCTTGCCCACTATGCTGGTTATTGCTTCGGAGCGCTTGTTCCATTGATATTTGTGGATGGTGGCATGTTAGTGCTGAAAAAGCTGTTGGATTCGGATAAAAGGTAGAACCATAAATTTTAGGATTCTGTAATAAGTTTACCAAAAAGATAAAACCCACCCATGAATAATGGTAGTAGAGGGTAAAAATGAGAACAACCACTGAGATTAAGGAGCTTGTACTGAAGATAAAGAAATTCCTTCTGGACCTTTATGGGACAGGGATAAAGCAGGTCATACTCTATGGCTCCTATGCGAGGGGGGATGCGGACGAGGATTCAGATATCGATCTCTTAGTTGTAGTCGGAGAGGAGATTAGCCCTTCGGAAGTAGAGGAGAGCCTCAACGATCTTTTGTTTGAGATCCTCATTGAGAGGGGGGAGCTGGTATCAGTTATGGCGATTCCAGAAGGCACTTTCAGGTCTTATAATTCTCCTCTTTTCCTGAATGTGAGGAGGGAGGGGGTATCGGTATGAAAGAGATAGAAGATCTGATAAAGAAAGCACAGAGGTTTTTGAGAACTGCTGAAATTACCCTGGATGATTGTGATTACGACTCATGCGTCTCAAGATGTTATTATACGATGTTTTTCATGGCTGAAGCGATGCTTTTGAGCAAAGGTATCAGTGCATCCTCTCACAAAGGTGTAATAAGTTTATTTGGAGAGCATTTTATCAAGACAAACATATTAAAGGAGGAGCTGGGTAAGGCATTGAGAAGAGCATACGATTTAAGACAGAAAGGGGATTACGCCACGGGTTTTACCGTCAGTGATAGGGAAGCTAAGAAGAGCCTGGAGACAGCTAAAAGATTTGTAGCAGAAGCAGAAAAGTATCTTAAGAGCCAAACGGAGTAAATGATCTACGAACTCTACTTCAAAGAAAAATTCGCAGAGGCGGTCTCAAATCACCTTAAGCCGGTAGATTATGATCGCTGGAGTGAGCTTTACTGGAAGCGGGAGCTTGAATGGAATTTAAAACCAGAAGAAGAGAAAGAATTAGAAGATTTAGAGAATGAGAACTTAAAAACAATAATTGAAGTTGTCAAGGCAATCAAAACAGATAGGGAGATCATGGAGTTGATTGAGAGGATTAAAGGGCATGTGGGTTAAGGTAAGAGGAGAGTGAAATATGGTATTGGTAAAAGTGGAGAGGGTAGATGAGAATTTGATTGAGGAGATTGTTAAGAGGATACTCAGCGTGGTTAATCCTGTGAAGATTATTCTTTTCGGATCTTATGTCTACGGTAAGCCTCGAAAAGACAGTGATTTGGACATACTTGTGATTGTTGATGAAGATAAGAAACCTAGATACAAAAGAGTGGTTCCTGTGAATCTTGCTCTATCAGATATAATCTATCCGATTGATGTGTTTATATACACCAAGAAAGAGGTGGAGGAGTGGACAGGTGTACCACAGTCTTTTATCACTACCATTATAAAGAAGGGAAAAGTGATCTATGAAAAAGAAGCTTGACTGGATAAAAGAATGGATTAATAAAGCTGACAAGGACCTCAAGGTAGCTGAAAGGTTCTTAA from Candidatus Syntrophoarchaeum caldarius includes these protein-coding regions:
- a CDS encoding subtilase family protein, producing MEGLPRKKRKAYPKPRKVRSDAERKTFGKKALDESEKIIEDFSKWKSKYGDKIDPKLIFKIEANSPINENDLGRMGLKILGVDYKDAVVVFADDEHLTAFKRMIEEYANEIPPDQENAKHAFIHAFEDIRKIAPGEKIGVRLRKEPLKDEDIAILDIELWHLGREYREQMLSWKDGIDRILKENGGEVTDFYLGRALFIIRAKVPSTLLYDILNLPQVARVDRPPKTTLDLAKIKGISLDEIGEIPSPEDDAPGILIVDSGITSGHPLLKSAIGDAQSYLDGKSPVDENSHGTAVAGVALYGDLREYIKEKKFNPELWIYSARVCDENGEYDKEKLPETQLDEAIKYFVEHYENIRVVNLSIGDPEKIYHPEDYQYRLAAVIDELALEYGDNNILFVVSAGNYEDSRTGVEYLDEETASRYPAYLLDDPNAKVIDPATSALALTVGSLSLEQGSANRWFASPLAGFEEFPSPFTRTGPGVNGMIKPDLVEFGGDLTSEKGSGIVTDPSIGVITTEKNFLTEGLFRVEDGTSFSAAKVSHLAAKLWRELPDATSNLIKALLVASAKIPDIRPPPLDSIDLKGSAKEDQSKLLNIYGYGHPSLDRAFSIQNRVLLIDEREINLDDIVIYEIPVPVEFYRGSGRRTISITLAFDPPTRMTRKQYLGVTMEFHLFRGVDVEQIKQRYAKMETFDTEEEGVPPLLRSNEISLVPGVTLAKKGTVQKRMWLIDRTPDYIDESLKLVVICSGKWMIDEEYKQRYAVVVTMEQRDMIELYNKIKERLRIPERVRIRPLG
- a CDS encoding plasmid stabilization system, producing MNTYTIKIKEAAEKRLKRYDKEIQRRFASKIRKLSENPEVHGKPLRKPLHGYWELRFERRFRIIYTINHAEKTVTIEAIKHKDEF
- a CDS encoding DNA polymerase, which codes for MRTTTEIKELVLKIKKFLLDLYGTGIKQVILYGSYARGDADEDSDIDLLVVVGEEISPSEVEESLNDLLFEILIERGELVSVMAIPEGTFRSYNSPLFLNVRREGVSV
- a CDS encoding acetyl-CoA decarbonylase/synthase delta subunit; the protein is MTTINFQDLVKILEKYEIAELENVVIDGDVEIEMLEGGGGDAAALQLAIGQGAAQIGMNLMQLAQMLGYPVGALMQPVGVPPAVGAAEAEILEKLLDEKFSVEPEKYTTAVEEVTIGATKADGGTRETTVTVGGERALPFFNYAAPMPNPIAITLDCFDMPIGLAKAVKVHYEDVMESPGEWAKKNVEKFGADMVTIHLISTDPLIKDTPPKEAAKVVEEVLQAVKVPIVIGGSGNPDKDPAVLEAAAEVAEGERCLIASANLNMDYERIAKAAMDHGHTLLSWTQLDINNQKTLNRYLFKAGVKREDLVIDPTTAALGYGIDYAFTNIERMRLMALKGDTDLNFPISCGITNAWGAREAWMKESPIKDDSDWGPREYRGPLFEIITGLTLGMAGGDVFMMMHPGAAATVKEITRTLRGDVEAKSVPIDDWVTLEV
- a CDS encoding AAA ATPase, whose product is MNSAEAYRKLFAAFASGARDEFFKVAQEIIEDEERKHNNKLAKDLCRILYNGNKTKNYSERYKKALQIPRDAERGLPLVEIKECKKDWSEIVVEENIENTLRRIILENQKREVLEVSGLKPKMKLLFFGPPGCGKTLAAEVLSTVLSWPMAYVKFDGLISSYLGETASNMRKIFDFIERGQWVVFFDEFDAIGKERDSPFEHGEMKRVVNSFLQMLDNFKGESIIIAATNHQHLLDPALWRRFDELIYFGFPDKKRRVEIFKKYLRGIRTIKVDLEYFAEKTDGMSPADIETICLNAIKEVILSDKKSLTKAVLDEYVEKQRERIEIRNKAMRG
- a CDS encoding acetyl-CoA decarbonylase/synthase complex gamma subunit, which gives rise to MKLSSPLEVYDYLPKTNCGECGEATCMAFAAKLIERQDKLEKCKPILEDKFRKKYEELSELLAPEIKEIVLGVGERAIKIGGEDVMHRHQLTFFNETALIYDVWDTMDEADLVARVKAITDWQKFYVGDFLRLHGIAVRSASNDPAKFGACVKKVLETTPLPLVLCSFDPKVLEAGLEVAADKNPLIYAANKDNWKDVAKLVKKYNVAVTLYAPADLDLLKSMAVSFEKMGISDLVLDPGTYPTGKDLEQTLQRFLQIRRAGIVEGQKDIAYPLMSVPLTTWMVYDDPVDATYWETVLADVFTIRYADIMILHSIEPYAVMIQRTLVDNIYVDPRRPVQVDPGVKVVGNPTEESPVFMTTNFALTYYTVESDVASNNIDCYILVVDTDGIGVEAALAGGQLTSSKVKETMEKADINLEEAVTHKTLIIPGLTARISGELEDTLGWNILVGPGDSGRIPGFLEEKWPPK
- a CDS encoding AbrB family transcriptional regulator, which gives rise to MVGIRTVGKKGQVTIPKEIREKFGLKEGSKVSFEVKEDEIVIKPEKSGKDFVEEWCSIVKKKLDKPIDLRRLKEEYYEEQVEKFYYHVNCK
- a CDS encoding DNA-binding protein, with product MKEIEDLIKKAQRFLRTAEITLDDCDYDSCVSRCYYTMFFMAEAMLLSKGISASSHKGVISLFGEHFIKTNILKEELGKALRRAYDLRQKGDYATGFTVSDREAKKSLETAKRFVAEAEKYLKSQTE
- a CDS encoding addiction module toxin, RelE/StbE family encodes the protein MIYKADFSDEFLKIAKKLKKKDYTTFVRLQSKIEEILSNPEHYKPLKGGMKGLRRTHPGSFVIIFKIEKDYVRFVTFKHHDEAYRE
- a CDS encoding DNA polymerase III subunit beta yields the protein MERVDENLIEEIVKRILSVVNPVKIILFGSYVYGKPRKDSDLDILVIVDEDKKPRYKRVVPVNLALSDIIYPIDVFIYTKKEVEEWTGVPQSFITTIIKKGKVIYEKEA
- a CDS encoding ATP-binding protein; this encodes MTTIVISGKGGTGKTNIAALLVRILSENKLVLAIDADPDTNLADALGFPVTKTVGDIREGFLDEKDELAPELDKQSYFESRVMSIIEEADRFDIIAMGRPEGPGCYCYANNILRAVIEKLEGNYEMVVIDTEAGLEHLSRRTVRDIDLLLVVSDVSKRGLDTADRIRTLANELNIRVKRIAVIANKVRNEHDREKLKNMAEKMNLELIGFIPFDEGLAALDLDGLPLTQLKDDSPAFKAVKEVVERLNIG